In Xenopus tropicalis strain Nigerian chromosome 5, UCB_Xtro_10.0, whole genome shotgun sequence, one genomic interval encodes:
- the LOC101732880 gene encoding oocyte zinc finger protein XlCOF7.1 isoform X2 gives MGNQNPDLLHQRILSLTLEIIYLLTGEGYTVTKKSGDGAPPQTCTDCMLGGACRHHVTPTVGALHAPGSALQKENAKRILELISNIIQLLTGEVAITYEDVSICFPMEQWEILQGIRSRGVRKESNGGCAHGDGSASKPAVGADLCNAKEPDKTGAEGDPPNTDTAPTDPQTPTNCISHGIKEEPTLWEERSDWKIDAPVEQILGAEPPTDTGGSAHEIPNCIKAEGEWKAEPLTCQTQGTDPPAGTKGSIQGRDYGNDASVPAPCDGSQVMFYCNECHVCFICNKDLEIHQRNHRAEKPFSCSECGKCFANRSTLGAHQRIHTGEKPYVCPECAKCFRSRSHLFSHRNSHKSEKPFSCSECGKRFGSRSHLVSHQISHTEEKPFSCPVCEKCFKSKPQLTEHYRIHTGEKPFSCSTCGKSFTQRSHLIGHVRLHTGERPFSCSECGKSFGLQRDLNKHMKFHSGEKPFTCNECGKSFLLQGHLKRHFLIHTGEKPFSCSICEKRFGLQSNLNRHFRIHLQ, from the exons atggggaaccAGAATCCAGATCTGCTGCATCAGAGAATCCTGagtctcacactggagattatctacctgctgactggggag GGCTACACTGTTACAAAGAAGTCAGGTGATGGCGCCCCCCCACAGACCTGCACTGACTGTATGTTGGGAGGAGCCTGCAGGCACCATGTGACCCCAACtgtgggggccctgcatgcccctggctccgccCTACAGAAGGAAAATGCCAAGaggatcctggaactcatctccaacatcatccagctgctgactggagag GTTGCCATAACGTATGAGGATGTGTCCATCTGTTTTCCCATGGAGCAGTGGGAGATACTACAAGGCATAAGGAGCAGGGGGGTGAGGAAGGAGAGTAACGGGG GCTGTGCCCATGGAGATGGCAGTGCCAGTAAACCTGCTGTGGGGGCAGATCTGTGCAATGCAAAGGAACCAGACAAGACTGGGGCAGAGGGAGACCCCCCAAACACTGACACTGCCCCAACTGATCCCCAAACACCGACCAACTGCATCTCTCATGGGATTAAGGAGGAGCCAACTTTATGGGAAGAGCGTTCTGATTGGAAGATTGATGCCCCTGTAGAACAGATCCTGGGAGCAGAACCACCTACTGATACCGGGGGATCAGCACATGAAATACCCAATTGTATTAAAGCGGAAGGAGAATGGAAAGCTGAGCCCCTTACATGCCAGACCCAGGGTACTGACCCACCTGCTGGTACCAAGGGATCCATCCAGGGGCGGGACTATGGGAATGATGCCAGTGTGCCCGCCCCTTGCGATGGCTCCCAGGTGATGTTCTACTGCAACGAGTGCCACGTGTGTTTCATATGTAACAAGGACCTGGAGATTCACCAGCGAAACCACAGAGCAGAGAAACCCTTCAGCTGTTCCGAATGCGGCAAGTGTTTCGCCAACCGCTCCACCCTCGGCGCCCACCAGCGAATCCACACCGGAGAGAAACCGTACGTCTGCCCCGAGTGCGCCAAGTGCTTCCGCTCTCGCTCGCACCTCTTCTCCCATAGGAACAGCCACAAGAGCGAGAAGCCGTTCTCGTGTTCCGAGTGCGGGAAGCGTTTCGGCAGCCGCTCGCACCTCGTATCGCACCAGATCAGCCACACGGAGGAGAAACCGTTTTCTTGTCCCGTCTGCGAGAAATGTTTCAAGAGCAAGCCGCAGCTCACCGAGCATTACCGCATCCACACCGGTGAGAAGCCGTTCTCTTGCTCCACCTGCGGCAAGAGTTTCACTCAGCGCTCTCACCTGATTGGCCACGTCCGGCTCCACACAGGAGAGAGACCCTTCTCCTGTTCAGAGTGCGGCAAATCCTTTGGGCTTCAGCGAGACCTGAACAAACACATGAAGTTCCActcgggggagaaaccattcacctgcaatGAATGCGGGAAGTCCTTTCTGCTCCAGGGACATCTCAAGAGACATTTCCTcatccacacgggggagaagccTTTCTCTTGCTCCATTTGTGAGAAGCGCTTCGGCCTTCAGAGCAACCTCAACCGCCATTTCCGCATTCACCTACAGTAG
- the LOC101732880 gene encoding oocyte zinc finger protein XlCOF7.1 isoform X1, with translation MMGATPAIQGADPVMGNQNPDLLHQRILSLTLEIIYLLTGEGYTVTKKSGDGAPPQTCTDCMLGGACRHHVTPTVGALHAPGSALQKENAKRILELISNIIQLLTGEVAITYEDVSICFPMEQWEILQGIRSRGVRKESNGGCAHGDGSASKPAVGADLCNAKEPDKTGAEGDPPNTDTAPTDPQTPTNCISHGIKEEPTLWEERSDWKIDAPVEQILGAEPPTDTGGSAHEIPNCIKAEGEWKAEPLTCQTQGTDPPAGTKGSIQGRDYGNDASVPAPCDGSQVMFYCNECHVCFICNKDLEIHQRNHRAEKPFSCSECGKCFANRSTLGAHQRIHTGEKPYVCPECAKCFRSRSHLFSHRNSHKSEKPFSCSECGKRFGSRSHLVSHQISHTEEKPFSCPVCEKCFKSKPQLTEHYRIHTGEKPFSCSTCGKSFTQRSHLIGHVRLHTGERPFSCSECGKSFGLQRDLNKHMKFHSGEKPFTCNECGKSFLLQGHLKRHFLIHTGEKPFSCSICEKRFGLQSNLNRHFRIHLQ, from the exons ATGATGGG GGCAACTCCTGCAATACAAGGCGccgacccagtgatggggaaccAGAATCCAGATCTGCTGCATCAGAGAATCCTGagtctcacactggagattatctacctgctgactggggag GGCTACACTGTTACAAAGAAGTCAGGTGATGGCGCCCCCCCACAGACCTGCACTGACTGTATGTTGGGAGGAGCCTGCAGGCACCATGTGACCCCAACtgtgggggccctgcatgcccctggctccgccCTACAGAAGGAAAATGCCAAGaggatcctggaactcatctccaacatcatccagctgctgactggagag GTTGCCATAACGTATGAGGATGTGTCCATCTGTTTTCCCATGGAGCAGTGGGAGATACTACAAGGCATAAGGAGCAGGGGGGTGAGGAAGGAGAGTAACGGGG GCTGTGCCCATGGAGATGGCAGTGCCAGTAAACCTGCTGTGGGGGCAGATCTGTGCAATGCAAAGGAACCAGACAAGACTGGGGCAGAGGGAGACCCCCCAAACACTGACACTGCCCCAACTGATCCCCAAACACCGACCAACTGCATCTCTCATGGGATTAAGGAGGAGCCAACTTTATGGGAAGAGCGTTCTGATTGGAAGATTGATGCCCCTGTAGAACAGATCCTGGGAGCAGAACCACCTACTGATACCGGGGGATCAGCACATGAAATACCCAATTGTATTAAAGCGGAAGGAGAATGGAAAGCTGAGCCCCTTACATGCCAGACCCAGGGTACTGACCCACCTGCTGGTACCAAGGGATCCATCCAGGGGCGGGACTATGGGAATGATGCCAGTGTGCCCGCCCCTTGCGATGGCTCCCAGGTGATGTTCTACTGCAACGAGTGCCACGTGTGTTTCATATGTAACAAGGACCTGGAGATTCACCAGCGAAACCACAGAGCAGAGAAACCCTTCAGCTGTTCCGAATGCGGCAAGTGTTTCGCCAACCGCTCCACCCTCGGCGCCCACCAGCGAATCCACACCGGAGAGAAACCGTACGTCTGCCCCGAGTGCGCCAAGTGCTTCCGCTCTCGCTCGCACCTCTTCTCCCATAGGAACAGCCACAAGAGCGAGAAGCCGTTCTCGTGTTCCGAGTGCGGGAAGCGTTTCGGCAGCCGCTCGCACCTCGTATCGCACCAGATCAGCCACACGGAGGAGAAACCGTTTTCTTGTCCCGTCTGCGAGAAATGTTTCAAGAGCAAGCCGCAGCTCACCGAGCATTACCGCATCCACACCGGTGAGAAGCCGTTCTCTTGCTCCACCTGCGGCAAGAGTTTCACTCAGCGCTCTCACCTGATTGGCCACGTCCGGCTCCACACAGGAGAGAGACCCTTCTCCTGTTCAGAGTGCGGCAAATCCTTTGGGCTTCAGCGAGACCTGAACAAACACATGAAGTTCCActcgggggagaaaccattcacctgcaatGAATGCGGGAAGTCCTTTCTGCTCCAGGGACATCTCAAGAGACATTTCCTcatccacacgggggagaagccTTTCTCTTGCTCCATTTGTGAGAAGCGCTTCGGCCTTCAGAGCAACCTCAACCGCCATTTCCGCATTCACCTACAGTAG